A genomic segment from Leptolyngbyaceae cyanobacterium encodes:
- a CDS encoding macrolide 2'-phosphotransferase, whose protein sequence is MKTNDILHLAASHGLQLGGDIFFNEMGIDFKVAFATDINGEKWVLRIPRRENLAGQIEQEKKILNIVKKYLSISVPDWKIASPDLVAYPLLKDKPVMTFNPETHEILWNIDQNDSRIVSSLAKVLVELHQIPVQEAVSMGAKLQTPEMVRQKVLHDIETVKREIGMSAKLETRWRTWVDTDNFWPNFSTFIHGDLYAGHILADQNGEVSGIIDWSEGEVGDPSVDFSGHIAGFGEQSLRELINWYEKFGGKVWRNIFEHSVERYSAAPLNYAIFALKTKMDEHINAAKSQLGVL, encoded by the coding sequence AAAGTTGCGTTTGCTACTGATATCAATGGTGAAAAGTGGGTATTACGAATACCTCGTCGTGAAAATTTAGCTGGCCAGATCGAACAAGAAAAGAAAATATTAAATATAGTAAAAAAATACTTATCTATTTCCGTTCCCGATTGGAAAATCGCCAGCCCGGATCTGGTGGCATATCCCTTATTAAAGGATAAGCCCGTTATGACTTTTAACCCTGAGACACACGAAATTTTATGGAATATCGATCAGAACGATTCCCGCATTGTTTCATCACTGGCGAAAGTTCTGGTCGAACTCCATCAAATTCCAGTCCAGGAGGCTGTCTCAATGGGTGCAAAATTACAAACACCCGAAATGGTTCGGCAAAAAGTTTTGCATGATATTGAGACTGTAAAGCGAGAAATAGGAATGAGTGCAAAACTAGAAACTAGATGGCGAACATGGGTGGATACCGACAACTTTTGGCCTAATTTTTCTACTTTTATTCACGGTGATTTGTACGCAGGTCACATTCTGGCCGATCAAAATGGGGAGGTCAGCGGTATTATTGATTGGTCTGAGGGAGAGGTGGGCGATCCATCTGTTGATTTTTCAGGACACATTGCTGGTTTTGGAGAACAAAGTTTGAGAGAGCTAATCAATTGGTATGAAAAATTTGGAGGAAAGGTGTGGAGAAATATTTTTGAGCATTCTGTAGAGCGCTATTCGGCTGCACCCTTAAATTACGCCATTTTTGCCCTCAAAACAAAAATGGATGAGCATATCAATGCTGCTAAAAGTCAGCTTGGGGTTCTTTAA
- a CDS encoding luciferase family protein — protein sequence MTNTISQTIADTVSTWQGVTIAPHRFGGIEFRVNNREFAHLHGNYQADIPFSAKLRKELVALGKASLHHLYPNSGWVSFYIRNADDMPALIELLKLNYDRLTAHQTQATVAYF from the coding sequence ATTAGCCAAACAATCGCAGATACTGTATCAACTTGGCAAGGAGTGACGATCGCACCTCATCGCTTTGGTGGGATTGAATTTCGAGTGAATAATCGTGAGTTCGCTCATTTGCATGGCAACTATCAAGCAGATATTCCGTTTTCTGCTAAGTTACGCAAAGAGTTAGTAGCTTTGGGAAAAGCTTCTTTGCATCATCTCTATCCCAATAGTGGCTGGGTAAGTTTTTATATTCGCAATGCAGATGATATGCCTGCTTTAATTGAGTTGCTCAAACTCAACTACGATCGCTTAACTGCACATCAAACTCAAGCTACCGTTGCTTATTTTTAA